Within the Pagrus major chromosome 4, Pma_NU_1.0 genome, the region acatttaaatcctGTATAATATCTCACCTGTCACGAAAAGGGCAGTTTATATGTAATCAGATTAGAAATAAATCATACCAAACTGTAATATATAGCACAGGAAGTAATCTATATAAAGACTAGGAAGCTGATTATTCAGATAGGAATGATTGGACTTCAGAACATCACAAGTAGCTTGTAACACGACACCAGCATGAAACCTTAATCCTACCAGCAGAGGAAATAAGGGAAAGAAATTTGATGCTTTAAGAGCTTCCCTGCACCCTGATGGGATTTGGATTTAGCTTCGCTTTATAAATCTCCAGCAGGACCTGCAGCAGGATGGCTGCTAGTGGCAAGCGTAGCTTTTGTGCCCTTAAGTGTTAATACTTGAATATAAAATGAGTTTAATTATATAAAAGCGAAAGGTAAATGTGTATCTAGAGAGTTAAGTCCTACACCTCTGGGGCCACATATGTGCTTGTGTAGTTTAAGATTTAAGTTTCTCTTCTGCATCTCTACCAATCTGTCTACTTTAGCTGTCTGGATAAACATAACGTCTGTGAACCGCAATGCAAAGTCTGTGGTCTGATTCTGACTAGGCTGTTGCACATCATTACCCCTCTCTCCTTTCATTACTGTCATCTCTTTACTGTCGTctcttaaataaaaatgtccaaaagtTACTTCAAAAATCATAGTGGCATTGTCCAGTTTCCTTTtgagaaatgaaaacaagaggACTGTATCACACCACACAAGTGTAGTGTCTGTTTCCCTGTGGCTTTTACATGTTTGCAAAAAGATGTTGCTCAAATAATTTAAGCACCAGAGGCAAAAAAGGCACACAAGGCCGAACAGTAGCTAACATCAGCTTGTTCCAGCTCTACATTGAAGCTTTATAAAGTGTACActcagtgaaatattcaaaaatgCGGATTCAAATCGATGTGTCTGAAATAAGTTTGGCTGCGGAGGTTGTGGCAGGTTTGAATCTTAATGCATTGTATGGTCATGTATTGTCGTATTGTATGAAATTGTCATGTTGCTGTATAATAAATGCCGTTTCAAATCCCAGTAAGGTACACAGGAATAGATACAAGACGGAAAGACACAAAGGTCCTATGTAGCATCGGGTACTGAACCtcaattaaagctgctgtaagcgttatcatcgttttagctaacttcctccctcctctctacgtcagCACACTCGCACGATTCCTTTCTTTTTTGGAGGCagctctttgcctctttcttatCTTCAAACGTTTTTCTTCGCTGTGCCTGTTTTGTCATATAAGTCGTCACCGGGAGcactggaattggtagctttccctttaaacaggaggatcctgtcTTAAACAGGCCCGCCTCTTTATGgtgttctctgtcctgattggataaagtggacAGGGATGTGTCGGTATCATGTTGTctgaaataaaaccttttttcacagAACATAATTCAGAAAAAGCTGCTTGAGATAATGTATAACTATTAAACTTAAATCATTTTGAACTTACTGGAATCATAGcaggaaaatgttttaattatagaAACTCCCTCCgcaaaaaatgtcagaagaCATGTTGACGGCTCATCATATGATCCCAATTACCGAGAAAAAGacctaaaaacacaaacttgCACGCAGGCGGATAAAGTACAGAGCTAAATGCCTTTTGATTGACGGTATGTGACCCCGGTGTAATGAGGGAGGCTGTTCCTCAATCTGGGTGCAACAACTGAAAGCTTTATTTAAGCCCGCGCCTAATGAACCTAAAGGGCCTTAGAGGTCAAACGGAGATCAGAAATCTAGGAAGAGGCTGTTTTTACGTGAAACATCAACAGCAAACCAAAAAGAGTCAATCCCACAAAGTGCTTAAAGCTGGAAAGCTATAGTTCCTCTTTTGTCATCATTCAGCAGCTTGAGTAATTTACGTGCCATGTGGAAAACGCttagtttacattttttacaggcTGCATGTGAGCAAATCAATCCTGCGAATGCActcaaaagtgaaaatattaatGGTTCCCTTGGCTTGTGAGTCAATATTTTGCCTCTGTCACATGATCTACATACATCACATGAAGTCTATAGGACATCGGGCTGCATTGcattaaaacaacacactggAGACAGAGCACGTGAaggtgttttaatgtgtgttaaagCCAAATATCCAGTCGCTGTTCCTCCACAGGTTTATAGTGAGCCTGTGACCTCCAGCCCAGGCCAGCTCCCTGCTTATATTTCATTGCATCCTCATTCTCTGACATGTAGTGTGTTGGATGGGGGGAAGGgtaggaagaggaagagggtgtgtgtgtgtgtgtgtgtgtgtgtgtgtgtgtggttggtggaggtgggggtgaAGAATGCTTGGTATGTGCGGACGACAACAACATGAGAGGCGACGAGCGTTGAGCCCGACCGATTGTGCGCCTACAAATCAAACCCCAGAGCTCTTTGTGTCCGATTATAAAGTGCGACACAGACACCAGACGTCTCGACGCGCCTTTGTCGCGAGAAACAAACCGCCGGTGCGACGTGAAATACGGCGGCCGCGCAGTTTATTTGATGTGAAACACCCTGCAGAGGCGGAGATGGTTTGGTCTGTAGTAGGTGGGACTGCTCGAGCGGTCTGCAGCAGGACGTCGTAGATCAATGAACCGGACCGGAGGGTTGGTCCATCGCCTGGTGTGCATCTGACTGTATAGATGTGTCAGTATACCTATGCAGGACCGAGGCTTTATTACTGTTAACCAGCCCGTTCAGTATGCGGATGTTTTAGCCCGACTCGATATTTTATAGGCTCCTTCCTCCCGCTTGGATCCCGTCTCCAGTGGCTCATCGTTGcgatttttttaattttttttttgtgtgtgtgtgtatgcgtgtgtgtgtgttgctgtgggaATTAAAAATCTATCAGTAACCTCCAGGATGATCTTTGCGAACACGGGCAACCCGCTGAAGACAGCCAACCGTAAGCAGGTAggccaaaaaacacaccatttGCTTTTTGTAATGACTAtctttttgtgttatttctgcCTACTTTTCTCTTCTGCTCACACTCCAGGGCTGGATAATGACATTGGGAAGCCCCCTGTTTGCCttcatgtgcattttttttttaaatatcatccTTGTAATATAAACGAATTGGAtttaaaataagaaacaaataaaacacccCCCCTGCTCTCAGTCGACTTATCAAACGGGAAGCTGATCCTCTGATAGGCTGCATGCAGAGATAAAACCAGCTGCTGACCCGATCTATAGCTCTACTACCGAGACTTTAATTATTATGTCCATATAACCTTGTTTGCCCAGTCACTCGCCCACTCTGGTCAATATGCATGGCGGTTATTGTAGTCCATTTTATAGATTAATGCATCctggctgagagagagagagagagagagtaatgtaatgtgtgtcagtgtgctggGGTGAACTGTGCTGCCTCCATCCTTCATTTTGACCTCTCAGgtgaacaaaaatgtaattgaagGCCGTGCCCCTTTGCTCTCCCATCACACCCTTTGATTTAGATGGAAGATGGGAATAGAAAGCCGGCACAGAGGTGAGCAGCAGCTGTTATCATAACCTCTGATGATGGGGAATGTGAGCAGATGATTCAGTTTTTTTGGAGCCTGCAGCCTGGAAGACCCCAAATATCCACCTTTCAGATTTAAACTGTAATATTTATTCATCAGAAGAGGTGCTGTGTATTACTTGGAGGAGAGGGATCTGAAAGCAGCCACATATGAATCCCCGCAGGGAAGCAGTGAATGAGTTTTCAGTGTGGGTGTAACGCAGGTTTTGGTCGGCTATAAGGTGTAATGATTGCCTCTGTGAAATGTACCACCGTAGCTGCCCTCTAATGGAGTAGGCGTAGAGTCTCGGAGGCCTGATGTGAACCCTTGATGGTCTCTAACAAAGTTAGTGCGGTAATTGCACACCAACAAAAATGCAAGGCCTCCACTTGAAGACATAACAGGCCTAACAGATGTTGCTGCCACAGCGATCAATTCCTCATctgtgagagaaaaaatagCTGCTATGAACATTTAACCATCACATGACGGCGGAAGAATACATCAGTGATTCTGGTTGGCACGCTGCATCCATGGCTCTTGGAGTGGATTGTCCTTTGGTTATGGACAGATGGTGTGATTCTGCCATGCTTTGTCTTTGATCTGATCCGGAGAGGGTTTGGGGTGGCCCGGAGCTATTTTAATGAATGAGTAAGGGGAAGGAAATGCTTTGCAGGGCAGAGCTGCGTGGTTTGGCTCGCAAGTATGAAAAAAACTGTGGCTTTCTGATAAACACTCCAGTACAATGTAAGATCCGAACACAGATTTAATCGGTTTGTGAGTCATAAAGGCCCACATACAAGAATAGATATATTTTGATGTACTCTGCGGTACAGTGGTGGACAAAATCACCTTTTTACAACAACCAGGAGCTCAGAGGTCAAACCCACCTGTCACTGAGACCCTGGAGGCGGTGGAGGAAGaatttaaatcatttctttcatttgtgaAATAGTTGATTggtgagtctcattcccaggtcgcCTTGGGTTAATTTCCTGCCGACATACCAGCCTAAAGCGTCAGAATTTGACCActtgggaataagactcaacaatcagctatctttctctAGAATTGGCAGTGTTCAAGATATTATACgtaacatttctacattaaaatgtcaaaaaatgtctcTCTTGTGTTTGCGTTTCTTATATATTATGTTGTGTACTTagattatcccaaatgtttccagccAGGCCTGGAATTTCATTTTGATGCAGTTTTTTGACGGCATGAAGGCCAAATGCTGATGAGAAAACAGTGATTATAAGTCCACAGTAATAATGGATtcagcttaaaggtgcaatatgttccAATTTTTgtctaaaacataaaaaaaattaactaaaatcatCGACAGAATATTAATTATTAAGCGTTTTGACATTAGGACGTCTGTGTATGTTGCTGCAGAGATAACTactgaagtcagcatgctaaccaaatAACACAAAAGATGTATTTTAATAATGCCACGATGTAGCGTGGGCTCATGGgagttgttttcttcattgttaaacagctACAGTTTGGTCAGCTGAACTAACTAGTTAACGgtagctacagctagcagcagttagtggttattTTGGATATGCTGGCGCCAATTTGTCTGAATTTGAAAGGACGCCAATTCTTacagattgcacctttaagagttAGGAGGatgaatttatttttgaaatataGTATAAATCTTCTCCTACGCTGCTTGTTCGGTGTGATGGTTGCTGGGGaataaaaagaatgaatgtAACATGAATGTAATGAGGCCAGGTACCCGTGTTACCCTACCTAACGTACACACATCAGCTAGCAAGCAagcgttagctaacgttaccttTGTGAACATTAACGAAATGTTACGAACATTAACTTAAGGCTATAATACTGGTAATTTATCAGCCTCCACGTTGGCCGGCGCTAGATTTGTGTCAAACGTCATCATCGTCAACATTATCATCAAACATAGCCCGGTTTTCCAGCGGTTCATACCAGGCTAGAAATCGAACCCACCACTCGTAATGTGCACAACGTTTCACTCGGTGTCGcagaataaaagaaatcagaatGTCAACAAAAGACACAGTTTTCTAAATATagtactgactgactgactgaggcAGTGGAGAAAATGGCGAAATAACACTGGGGCAGTGCGGGCCCGAGCATTAAGGCCGCTGTGACTGCAGGGCACGTCGTTTTTTGAGGGGGCAAAAGGCCAAACTGAGGGGGcaaatggctgctgtgaaatTCCTGCcctgtttccaacaatgttcaaacccaaacAATGTTCGCTATACACCATAAAacttgaacatttctgcctgagtcacgtaaGATTGATTTTCAGCGGCAATTGTggctgtttaacaatgaagaaaacaactcCCATGAGCCCACGCTACATCATGGCATTATTAAATTACAtcttttgtgttatttgttttaaatgagagacccctagtggcagaaatccATTAAGTcaaagcagaaatgttacagTCCAAAAATACCTGAATTTAAAATATACATCAAGTATCATCatatgtatttcatttaaaatctcCGTCTGTAAAGTAACCATGAGTTTCATCTAATTGTTGTTGAGAGAAACGTGTAATATTTCCCTCTAAAGTACAGTAAATCTGTAAATGCATAGGACCCTGATGTTATCTCAGGCGTGTGACAGTGTGGAAACACTTAAAGCTGTATATACTGCTGTGTGgattactgatgattatcaTTTTAAGACACACAAGACTTACTTTGAATGTATAATGctcatgaaataataaaatccGAATGTGCCCTCTCTGTGAGCTTTCTGCATTTTCGTTACGCACAGATGAGATGCTCTTGTGATCTCTGTTGACCTGGGTTTAAATTAGATTATCCAGCTCCCGTACACTTCCTaacagtgtgttttctgtgtgcagTCCTACCCCATGACTCCGTCCagtcccagcagcagcagcaacagcagcagcacaggccTGGAGCAGCTCAGCAAAACCAACCTGTATATTCGCGGGCTGCCTCCTGCCACCACAGACCTGGACCTCGTCAAACTCTGTCACCagtgagtacacacacatatacagtatgaacaTAATGGGTATGCATATGTGTGCGCACGCCAGTGTTTTGGCACTGATATGCTtgtttgctgaaaaaaaagGCCCAGATCTCACATACCAATGTCGTTCCAGTCTGATTTGATGAAGCCCACACCCAACCACAGGAACATACTGTGCAAAAATACAGACTGTAAAACTGGCTGTGAACATTTCAGTTGCACGCTGACTGTTCAGTAATATTTTTTCGAAATCATTTCtaaatttaaaagaatatttcaaCATCTCAGCAGGGAgatgcttagcttagcttagtttagtttagcacaaagactggaaacaggaggaaacaccTAGCATGGCTCTATCcaagggtaaaaaaaaatacacctaGCATTACATACAGCTAGCTCAagtttttgtaatgttaattagtgagttttgcctttggacagagccatatgctagctgtttcctccctgtttatagtctttgtgctaagctaagctaaccccCTGTGGGCAGTAACCTAACTTCATATTTAGGCTACCGTACACATATGAGAgttgtatcaatcttctcatgtaactcttaaaacaataaaccatattttcaaaaatgatatttttgttACTAgctaatgaatatttgaatatgaatattttgcatttaaatgactATAGATAAAGGAAATGAACTGAAATTTGgccaaaaaagaacaaaaaagagtTTTAAAGGGCTGGTATGGGCGAATGTTGTTACCTTTGGAGAGACCCTTGCTAGCTGTTTGCCCCTAATGTTAGCTGCTTCATgcctttgtgctaagctaagctaaccatctgcaggcagtagcttcatatttaccttATGAATGTAGGAGTTGTATCAATCTTGTATTTCGTAAAAATGTCAGATTATTATTTAACAAGCTTCTAATGCTAAAAATATCATTAGCTTGGTTTTCTCCTTTATAAGAAGAGACTAATGGGAAGATTTACTGAATTTTAAATGAactattttgcattttaatggcTGTagataaagaaattaaacagaaatttgacccaaaaaaaaatactgtagggcagacacaaaaataaactggTTTAACCACCAGCCAACATGGACCGTTAAAATGCTCCAACCATCATACCTCTACAAACACGCATAGTCATAGCTCAACTGTGATATGGGAAGCAGACTGTAGAAATGATTGTATACTAAAAAGGATAAAGCAGAGTCGTGTAAAGCAGCCAAGTGAACATGTTCGATACCTTATACTATAGGCTTCAGTCTGAGTGGTTAGTGTGGTGGAGGCCATAATTAGCAGAgttttgtctcctttttccCTCTGAATCACAAACATATGGAGAGAGGCATTCACCCATgtaaccagcagcagcagcagctgtttgtgtcctgtttgcttgtgtttttgttcatgttccCAGTGGTGTTTGCCAGCACAAAGCAGAAATGAAAGCGCTTTTCATAGCAACAAGGTCTGAATGGTGATGTAAGCTAGGCATTCAGtctgtatggtgtgtgtgtgctcagataGCAGCTCACAGCTTGTACCACAGTTCAACTTGAGTATAAAGTCAGAGATAAAGCAAAGCTTAAAACATTGTCATCGGATTTATATAGTGTTTGGAAACATGCAGGAGTGTAGTGATGTTTATTATGTGCCTCTGAAATCACTAGCGGCCCCATTAATGTGAccagtttattgttttcttgttttttgtctgcttgtgttgtattttgtgaaTGAAGGTGAAGGTTCCCTCTTTACAAATTCATTCACAGACATTAACAAAACAGAATGAGGAAGTCCAAGGCAAAAAACTATTTGATAATACACATATCACCAGTCTCACTcgctgattttattttgtcagagcGAGTTATTTGACAGTAATCTACATGTTGATCTGATCTCAGGTATGGCAAGATTCAGTCAGCGAAGGCGATCCTGGACAAGACAACCAACAAATGTAAAGGTCAGTAAGGTTATTAACTCACCATGCACCCCTTATAACCAGTATAAGTTAAATCCTCCTCCAGTACTCGAACATTTCTCCACAGCATGTTTAAGTTTGGAAACTTGATCTGATAAAAGTGACTTATATATTTTCGCAGTGTTTTTGAATGTCATACTACATTTTATTCATACTTTTATGACTGCATCCTTCTAAGATTTGAAAACATACGGCGCTGTTTTAAATTTCTGAATGAACGTCCATACCTTCCAGGCAGCTTCTGGTTTTTTATTCACTTCCAAAGTGTATGAAAATCAATTTGCGCTGACTTGAGACCTGCTCAGGTTGGGTAATCCATCACCGTGAACATGAACCGTGAATGTGTCTACTTTTATTTCTGTCAAACTTTTTATGTTGTTGCATGACACGGCAGCCAGACGTGCAAATTGATTTGCTCAGTCTGCACTGCATTACAATGcaatgataatataaatttGACTAAAACTAAAGCAGATTATGATGGATTACGTAACTCGAGCAGGTTTAGACACTCTGCAAACAGATGGGGGAAACTGTTGAGTGATTTGGGTGACgggaaaacattcaaaaatgagaAACACCAGGTTATGCTTCAGAAAACTGGGAAAAGGAATGCAAAGTCTGTGCTTTTTGTTATGAATCTGGTTCGACTGGTTTGGTCCTGAAGGGGAGAAGTTCAACATGTTCAGTTCAGCACTCCAGGAATACATTTCAGTTTTGTATgggttaaacaaacaagatataacatgttgaGCTTTCGAAGGGAGGGtaggtaatttttttttttttttttttttttaaatgtaccttcggacagagccaggctagctgttcctCTGGTgtctagtctttatgctaagctaagcgaACAGGATGCTAGCTCCAGCTACAGACAagagagtggtgtcaatcttctcgTCTAACTCTTGGAAAGGAAgtggattagggttagggtgttgaactattcctttaaagttaGAGCCAGACTTATATATATTTGTTGATATTTGCCTATCACAGGTATGTCAATGGCTGTGTATATTTTGTCAATGTGAAAACCTTTTGGTTTCCAAAACACAGTGCAAAAAAACAATTCTTGGactgatttataattattaatttcaaattaaatttgtTGTTTCAGTTCAATGATGTCACTTAATCagtaatcataaatcataatatGTCATGATTTTGATGACAATAaggtttattgttaaactgtaaaatatcctgcctccattatatatttttgtcataAGTATTTGACGACCACacatgcaaaaaatgtgtgtctgtcGACCAGTATATCAGTAAGGGCATCGGCCACAATTACTGCACTTCAGTTCGGCtctatttacaatatttaagAAATCAAATGAGAGAAGTTTGATTTTGTGAATTGTTTCTAGTGTTCATGTAGACGACAAAATGGTGTTTCATAATTGATGAAATAAGAGATAATTAGAATTAACATATGACTCATCCCTCAGTAATATTAAAGGGTACAAAATGGTGGTTGTTCTAATTATTAATGACTGTAAATACTGTTCCATCGACGACAGGTTACGGCTTTGTGGACTTTGACAGCCCGGCGGCTGCTTTAAAGGCAGTACATGCTCTGAAAACCAGCGGCATACAGGCCCAGATGGCCAAGGTGAGTTTGgtgcagacgtgtgtgtgtgtgtgtgtgtgtgtgtgtgtgtgtgtgtgtgtgtgtgtgtgtgtgcgtgcatattGCTTGTGAACATCTCTCTGGGTTTGTGCTTCAGTAATgcgtgcatatgtgtgtgtgtgtgtgtgtgtgtgtgtgtgtgtgtgtgtgtgtgtgtgtgtgtgatggagaatGACATTAGACTGGTCACGTGACCAGCTGACAAGCTGTTCTTCCCGTGACCCCATTTACTTTCACTGTAGAAACCAGATGTCATGTATCTCTGCCAAATaacctgtcagtcagtgtgacacGTTACACACAGGACCACCAGCCCACACTAACACACCACCCTTGTAGGCAATGCTCTGTGGATTGTACAGATTTTTACCAGTATTATTAGTATGTCACCGATTATCGTTCATGCATACTGATCTGCACTGAAGCACTATAGCAACAGTACTACTGCTGTGAGCCAGCCTCCGTTCGCTGTGACTAATACAAAGTTAACAACACCAGTTTttcatttgacaaaaaatatttttagacgAGCAGCGTATTTGTGCATCACATCTGCGATTTGGCTCGTAGTGGGCAGCAGAAATTGCCTCGATcattacatttctttcaggCCCTTCCCTCTCCAGGCCCAGCCTGTGTTGCTGTGGGTGAGAGTTCATTGATGAAGCGGGTGCTCTCCGGAGAACTGCATGTAGCTGCTCTGTTTGGAACAAACAAGGCTGAAcacagtttgtgtgttgtggTAGCTAGGCTACGCTGCTCTCCTGCTGTTTCTAGGGAAGACCGTGGAGGCGCTGAGCTGCTGCACAGTACAGAtgaagtgtgtttctgtatgtgtgtgtgtttctgtgtgtgtgtgtgtgtgtgttgaggggaGCTTATTAATGTTTATCTAACCAAATGTCTTCCTCTGACccttatatatattttaaattattctcAAATCCTTACCCACACGGACACGTTTCATAGCAGAGAAATATACATTTGTCAGTCGTGTCAGCGCTGCATTTATCTGTGGCTCAATACAAATTTGCCTGATTCATGCAATTTAGCATGTGGCTCTCTCTTGGGTCAGATGCCACATgcaaaatataatgtaaaacacattcaatatactttctcttcttttctatCGTCTTTAATGTGAGCAGCAACAGGAGCAGGACCCCACAAATCTGTACATTTCCAACTTGCCTCTCGCTGTGGATGAGAAAGAGCTGGAGAACATGCTGCAGCCCTTCGGACAGGTCGTCTCCACGCGGATCCTCCGAGACTACAGCGGCAACAGCCGGGGCGTGGGCTTCGCCAGGTCGGTCACAGAAGATTGACATAAAGGAGCACTCAGGAGTCTTTTTGTAGAATAAAAGTACAGCTTTGATCACAAACCTATGATGATGGATAATGAGAAAACTCTACATCTCTGACATTATATAGCACAATAAATCACTGGTGCATGAGTTTTATTGCAATTTAGAGAAAGACCTCGTCCACAGCTCAACAGTCAAACTTATTAATTGGATTAAGTCATGTCCTGGTGTATCACACTGCTGTCAGTACGTTTGTAAAAGCAACCAGCGTAAATCTGATTTCTATgtgcaaaaaacatgaaagcagtgtttgtgttgacttttttctttgactttgcGACAGACCCATGATCGACAGCGATTTAACTGTAGAATGAAGGGGCAAAGAATTCTCCCCATTTCCGTCACACCGCACAACACCGACTTCTGTGAAAGAAACCTTACCAGTAGATCGTCTCTTTGTGATTTTAATGATGAGTCATTGTTGTTTTATCCTCCCCCCCGTCAGGATGGACACAACAGAGCAGTGTAATGCCGTCATCTCCCACTTTAATGGGAAGTTTATCAAGATAGCCTCTGGAGCTCTGGGTAGGAAAGAATTTCTACCTTTCTCTACACTTTCCTTCTAATAAAAACTGTGGAGGCGGTGATGACTGATTGTTGAGTGACTGTTAATATGTCGTTTTTGTTGTGCTTTGCCCCCAGCTCCGTCTCAGCCGTTGCTGTGTAAGTTTGCAGACAgtcagaggaagaaacatgcTCAGGGCGGATTTGTTCCCAATGGACAGTCAGGGGATCTCAGACTAGTATGTAACCGCCTGTACTCTTTTGAAACCTTTTGCCCCCTCTGTACTG harbors:
- the rbms1a gene encoding RNA-binding motif, single-stranded-interacting protein 1 is translated as MIFANTGNPLKTANRKQSYPMTPSSPSSSSNSSSTGLEQLSKTNLYIRGLPPATTDLDLVKLCHQYGKIQSAKAILDKTTNKCKGYGFVDFDSPAAALKAVHALKTSGIQAQMAKQQEQDPTNLYISNLPLAVDEKELENMLQPFGQVVSTRILRDYSGNSRGVGFARMDTTEQCNAVISHFNGKFIKIASGALAPSQPLLCKFADSQRKKHAQGGFVPNGQSGDLRLGAMTLTYDPSSAAIQNGYYPSPYPVTNRIMTVQPAMSPYMSPVSAYQVQSHSWVAHQPYIMQHPAAVMSPSVDPSMSLHPSAMITQQMGQLSLGNTGAYISANPGVQGAYMPQYPPLQAAPESGTPQQVDSSNNSSPYSQLSK